In one Oryza glaberrima chromosome 2, OglaRS2, whole genome shotgun sequence genomic region, the following are encoded:
- the LOC127764475 gene encoding E3 ubiquitin-protein ligase EL5-like, whose protein sequence is MSLSSSSNSLPYSTDQGGYSTHDTLVLLGIGFFATAVSVLMIVLCECLCCRRRRRGGGGGTVVYVAARPFFLGGGGDSGGGLSASAVATLPSFVYRREEWAEAAPRGDGSGSGRGGGGGWAQCAVCLSIVQEGETVRQLPACKHLFHVGCIDMWLHSHSTCPLCRASVEPLGKETPLKDQAPPV, encoded by the coding sequence atgTCGCTGTCGTCGAGCTCCAACTCGCTGCCGTACTCGACGGACCAGGGCGGGTACAGCACGCACGACACGCTCGTCCTCCTCGGCATCGGCTTCTTCGCCACCGCGGTCTCCGTCCTCATGATCGTGCTCTGCGAGTGcctctgctgccgccgccgccgccgcggcggcggcggcggcaccgtcgTCTACGTGGCGGCCAGGCCGttcttcctcggcggcggcggcgacagcggcggcgggctcagcgcctccgccgtcgccacgctgCCGTCGTTCGTGTACCGCAGAGAAGAGTGGGCCGAGGCGGCGCcccgcggcgacggcagcggcagcgggcgcggcggcggcggcgggtgggcgcAGTGCGCGGTGTGCCTGAGCATCGTGCAGGAAGGGGAGACGGTGCGGCAGCTGCCGGCGTGCAAGCACCTGTTCCACGTCGGATGCATCGACATGTGGCTCCACTCCCACTCCACGTGTCCTCTCTGCAGGGCCAGCGTGGAGCCTCTTGGCAAGGAGACTCCTCTCAAGGATCAGGCACCTCCAGTGTAG